From the genome of Denticeps clupeoides chromosome 4, fDenClu1.1, whole genome shotgun sequence, one region includes:
- the acbd5b gene encoding acyl-CoA-binding domain-containing protein 5-B isoform X1 — translation MAALESRFEAAVKVMNSLPQDGVYQPSEDMLLTFYSYHKQATEGPCKVPKPSFWDAPGIAKWEAWRALEDMPKEEAMAEYVEEIQLVLEVLPLNQHVAELLESLGTFYEIVDSGEDSSAEVATENAFSLPPPQSTPPVNGSSGSSEEEDGDDEESEDEGVSGLRPGSAHSLTSHSSLNSQEDDGELTCVGEVAHGDRVIVPGLKLQAGSRKHTPEEGAEVPLAAFDGGQNPPDQMLRAGDCGLMVAAQSDCAKNQCGLTRKDARGVAVACYHGNGRKEVAMALVRLQDNMRRVLQRLNTLEALTASQVRSLTLGQEGIPCKDETPGWWPFSASPLTVTFAVVWPALVHWLVRLYSKRRRVMEK, via the exons ATGGCAGCGCTGGAGTCCCGGTTCGAAGCCGCGGTGAAGGTGATGAACAGTTTACCCCAAGACG GTGTATACCAGCCTTCAGAAGATATGCTGCTGACGTTTTACAGCTACCACAAGCAAGCTACAGAGGGTCCCTGCAAGGTTCCCAAACCCAGCTTCTGGGATGCACCAGGAATAGCAAAATG GGAAGCCTGGAGGGCTTTGGAAGACATGCCGAAAGAGGAAGCCATGGCCGAGTACGTCGAGGAGATTCAGCTG GTCCTGGAGGTCCTCCCGCTGAACCAGCACGTGGCGGAGTTGCTGGAGTCTCTCGGGACGTTCTACGAGATTGTGGACAGCGGAGAGGACAGCTCTGCAGAAGTGGCCACAG AAAACGCGTTCTCGTTGCCGCCACCACAAAGTACCCCGCCGGTGAACGGAAGTTCGGGgagcagtgaggaggaggacggggaCGATGAAGAGAGCGAAGATG AGGGCGTGTCTGGGCTGAGAcctggctccgcccactctcTGACCAGCCACAGCTCGCTGAACAGTCAGGAGGACGATGGCGAGCTGACCTGCGTCGGCGAGGTGGCACATG GTGACCGTGTCATCGTCCCCGGACTGAAGCTCCAGGCTGGTTCCAGAAAGCACACGCCGGAGGAA GGTGCTGAGGTTCCTCTGGCAGCATTTGATGGAGGCCAGAACCCACCAGATCAGATGCTCAGGGCAGGAG attgtGGCCTGATGGTCGCAGCACAGTCTGACTGTGCAAAAAACCAGTGCGGTTTGACTCGAAAAGACGCACGGGGTGTTGCCGTGGCCTGTTACCATGGAAACGGGAGGAAGGAGGTTGCCATGGCGCTCGTCCGACTGCAGGACAACATGCGGAGAGTCCTGCAGAGGCTGAATACGCTGGAGGCCCTGACCGCATCACAG GTTCGATCGTTAACTCTCGGGCAGGAGGGGATTCCCTGTAAAGACGAG ACTCCGGGGTGGTGGCCTTTTTCTGCATCTCCGCTCACGGTTACGTTTGCGGTGGTCTGGCCTGCGCTGGTGCACTGGTTGGTGCGCTTGTACTCTAAACGTCGGAGAGT AATGGAGAAATAA
- the acbd5b gene encoding acyl-CoA-binding domain-containing protein 5-B isoform X3 yields the protein MAALESRFEAAVKVMNSLPQDGVYQPSEDMLLTFYSYHKQATEGPCKVPKPSFWDAPGIAKWEAWRALEDMPKEEAMAEYVEEIQLVLEVLPLNQHVAELLESLGTFYEIVDSGEDSSAEVATENAFSLPPPQSTPPVNGSSGSSEEEDGDDEESEDEGVSGLRPGSAHSLTSHSSLNSQEDDGELTCVGEVAHGDRVIVPGLKLQAGSRKHTPEEGAEVPLAAFDGGQNPPDQMLRAGDCGLMVAAQSDCAKNQCGLTRKDARGVAVACYHGNGRKEVAMALVRLQDNMRRVLQRLNTLEALTASQVRSLTLGQEGIPCKDETPGWWPFSASPLTVTFAVVWPALVHWLVRLYSKRRRV from the exons ATGGCAGCGCTGGAGTCCCGGTTCGAAGCCGCGGTGAAGGTGATGAACAGTTTACCCCAAGACG GTGTATACCAGCCTTCAGAAGATATGCTGCTGACGTTTTACAGCTACCACAAGCAAGCTACAGAGGGTCCCTGCAAGGTTCCCAAACCCAGCTTCTGGGATGCACCAGGAATAGCAAAATG GGAAGCCTGGAGGGCTTTGGAAGACATGCCGAAAGAGGAAGCCATGGCCGAGTACGTCGAGGAGATTCAGCTG GTCCTGGAGGTCCTCCCGCTGAACCAGCACGTGGCGGAGTTGCTGGAGTCTCTCGGGACGTTCTACGAGATTGTGGACAGCGGAGAGGACAGCTCTGCAGAAGTGGCCACAG AAAACGCGTTCTCGTTGCCGCCACCACAAAGTACCCCGCCGGTGAACGGAAGTTCGGGgagcagtgaggaggaggacggggaCGATGAAGAGAGCGAAGATG AGGGCGTGTCTGGGCTGAGAcctggctccgcccactctcTGACCAGCCACAGCTCGCTGAACAGTCAGGAGGACGATGGCGAGCTGACCTGCGTCGGCGAGGTGGCACATG GTGACCGTGTCATCGTCCCCGGACTGAAGCTCCAGGCTGGTTCCAGAAAGCACACGCCGGAGGAA GGTGCTGAGGTTCCTCTGGCAGCATTTGATGGAGGCCAGAACCCACCAGATCAGATGCTCAGGGCAGGAG attgtGGCCTGATGGTCGCAGCACAGTCTGACTGTGCAAAAAACCAGTGCGGTTTGACTCGAAAAGACGCACGGGGTGTTGCCGTGGCCTGTTACCATGGAAACGGGAGGAAGGAGGTTGCCATGGCGCTCGTCCGACTGCAGGACAACATGCGGAGAGTCCTGCAGAGGCTGAATACGCTGGAGGCCCTGACCGCATCACAG GTTCGATCGTTAACTCTCGGGCAGGAGGGGATTCCCTGTAAAGACGAG ACTCCGGGGTGGTGGCCTTTTTCTGCATCTCCGCTCACGGTTACGTTTGCGGTGGTCTGGCCTGCGCTGGTGCACTGGTTGGTGCGCTTGTACTCTAAACGTCGGAGAGT ATAG
- the acbd5b gene encoding acyl-CoA-binding domain-containing protein 5-B isoform X2, translated as MAALESRFEAAVKVMNSLPQDGVYQPSEDMLLTFYSYHKQATEGPCKVPKPSFWDAPGIAKWEAWRALEDMPKEEAMAEYVEEIQLVLEVLPLNQHVAELLESLGTFYEIVDSGEDSSAEVATENAFSLPPPQSTPPVNGSSGSSEEEDGDDEESEDEGVSGLRPGSAHSLTSHSSLNSQEDDGELTCVGEVAHGDRVIVPGLKLQAGSRKHTPEEGAEVPLAAFDGGQNPPDQMLRAGDCGLMVAAQSDCAKNQCGLTRKDARGVAVACYHGNGRKEVAMALVRLQDNMRRVLQRLNTLEALTASQVRSLTLGQEGIPCKDETPGWWPFSASPLTVTFAVVWPALVHWLVRLYSKRRRVNC; from the exons ATGGCAGCGCTGGAGTCCCGGTTCGAAGCCGCGGTGAAGGTGATGAACAGTTTACCCCAAGACG GTGTATACCAGCCTTCAGAAGATATGCTGCTGACGTTTTACAGCTACCACAAGCAAGCTACAGAGGGTCCCTGCAAGGTTCCCAAACCCAGCTTCTGGGATGCACCAGGAATAGCAAAATG GGAAGCCTGGAGGGCTTTGGAAGACATGCCGAAAGAGGAAGCCATGGCCGAGTACGTCGAGGAGATTCAGCTG GTCCTGGAGGTCCTCCCGCTGAACCAGCACGTGGCGGAGTTGCTGGAGTCTCTCGGGACGTTCTACGAGATTGTGGACAGCGGAGAGGACAGCTCTGCAGAAGTGGCCACAG AAAACGCGTTCTCGTTGCCGCCACCACAAAGTACCCCGCCGGTGAACGGAAGTTCGGGgagcagtgaggaggaggacggggaCGATGAAGAGAGCGAAGATG AGGGCGTGTCTGGGCTGAGAcctggctccgcccactctcTGACCAGCCACAGCTCGCTGAACAGTCAGGAGGACGATGGCGAGCTGACCTGCGTCGGCGAGGTGGCACATG GTGACCGTGTCATCGTCCCCGGACTGAAGCTCCAGGCTGGTTCCAGAAAGCACACGCCGGAGGAA GGTGCTGAGGTTCCTCTGGCAGCATTTGATGGAGGCCAGAACCCACCAGATCAGATGCTCAGGGCAGGAG attgtGGCCTGATGGTCGCAGCACAGTCTGACTGTGCAAAAAACCAGTGCGGTTTGACTCGAAAAGACGCACGGGGTGTTGCCGTGGCCTGTTACCATGGAAACGGGAGGAAGGAGGTTGCCATGGCGCTCGTCCGACTGCAGGACAACATGCGGAGAGTCCTGCAGAGGCTGAATACGCTGGAGGCCCTGACCGCATCACAG GTTCGATCGTTAACTCTCGGGCAGGAGGGGATTCCCTGTAAAGACGAG ACTCCGGGGTGGTGGCCTTTTTCTGCATCTCCGCTCACGGTTACGTTTGCGGTGGTCTGGCCTGCGCTGGTGCACTGGTTGGTGCGCTTGTACTCTAAACGTCGGAGAGT gaactgctga
- the acbd5b gene encoding acyl-CoA-binding domain-containing protein 5-B isoform X4 yields the protein MPKEEAMAEYVEEIQLVLEVLPLNQHVAELLESLGTFYEIVDSGEDSSAEVATENAFSLPPPQSTPPVNGSSGSSEEEDGDDEESEDEGVSGLRPGSAHSLTSHSSLNSQEDDGELTCVGEVAHGDRVIVPGLKLQAGSRKHTPEEGAEVPLAAFDGGQNPPDQMLRAGDCGLMVAAQSDCAKNQCGLTRKDARGVAVACYHGNGRKEVAMALVRLQDNMRRVLQRLNTLEALTASQVRSLTLGQEGIPCKDETPGWWPFSASPLTVTFAVVWPALVHWLVRLYSKRRRVMEK from the exons ATGCCGAAAGAGGAAGCCATGGCCGAGTACGTCGAGGAGATTCAGCTG GTCCTGGAGGTCCTCCCGCTGAACCAGCACGTGGCGGAGTTGCTGGAGTCTCTCGGGACGTTCTACGAGATTGTGGACAGCGGAGAGGACAGCTCTGCAGAAGTGGCCACAG AAAACGCGTTCTCGTTGCCGCCACCACAAAGTACCCCGCCGGTGAACGGAAGTTCGGGgagcagtgaggaggaggacggggaCGATGAAGAGAGCGAAGATG AGGGCGTGTCTGGGCTGAGAcctggctccgcccactctcTGACCAGCCACAGCTCGCTGAACAGTCAGGAGGACGATGGCGAGCTGACCTGCGTCGGCGAGGTGGCACATG GTGACCGTGTCATCGTCCCCGGACTGAAGCTCCAGGCTGGTTCCAGAAAGCACACGCCGGAGGAA GGTGCTGAGGTTCCTCTGGCAGCATTTGATGGAGGCCAGAACCCACCAGATCAGATGCTCAGGGCAGGAG attgtGGCCTGATGGTCGCAGCACAGTCTGACTGTGCAAAAAACCAGTGCGGTTTGACTCGAAAAGACGCACGGGGTGTTGCCGTGGCCTGTTACCATGGAAACGGGAGGAAGGAGGTTGCCATGGCGCTCGTCCGACTGCAGGACAACATGCGGAGAGTCCTGCAGAGGCTGAATACGCTGGAGGCCCTGACCGCATCACAG GTTCGATCGTTAACTCTCGGGCAGGAGGGGATTCCCTGTAAAGACGAG ACTCCGGGGTGGTGGCCTTTTTCTGCATCTCCGCTCACGGTTACGTTTGCGGTGGTCTGGCCTGCGCTGGTGCACTGGTTGGTGCGCTTGTACTCTAAACGTCGGAGAGT AATGGAGAAATAA
- the fuz gene encoding LOW QUALITY PROTEIN: protein fuzzy homolog (The sequence of the model RefSeq protein was modified relative to this genomic sequence to represent the inferred CDS: inserted 2 bases in 1 codon; deleted 1 base in 1 codon; substituted 1 base at 1 genomic stop codon), with protein sequence MVPAGGAQLLCLTAGGGVPLFCRGPAAPPPFAALGALNAVRMFAAGQRGVALSACDTERGHRVAWAVFGDSVALIAVGDDARPPLRRLLEDAWGCMVLVLGRDELRDVRNVERLKRALRSVYPLLDGLLDRAGDRGLLGRLTRCADCLLPPEPAPLQDALRAFAQAAASDFGCLLVGGRVAAATDGWWRLPPDDALLLGLLLRGPWATASSDRPVFLPRSSPAVAFRLLRVTLLPGADACVLCGPEPRLHRAVTELAGRVWAPQVEALRGCLEQRGCGLPASAGVHRDVLALLLIRRGGGRSLSHCAPPPAAPARPTPSPARRWELLGRFYAFAAAHYLGPAGGEAEPQEEPQEAFRRGHAHQPLQCYLVTEEECKCXRPCRTPQHQLXNPPGGAVRRPTFALRPLATQTLAAVTSSPGF encoded by the exons ATGGTGCCGGCGGGAGGCGCGCAGCTGCTCTGCCTGACGGCGGGCGGCGGCGTCCCGCTCTTCTGCCGGGGCCCGGCCGCCCCGCCGCCCTTCGCCGCGCTCGGCGCGCTGAACGCGGTGCGCATGTTCGCGGCCGGCCAGCGGGGCGTGGCCCTGTCCGCCTGCGACACGGAGCGCGGCCACCGCGTCGCCTGGGCGGTGTTCGGCGACAGCGTGGCGCTCATCGCCGTGGGCGACGACGCGCGGCCGCCGCTGCGCCGCCTGCTGGAGGACGCGTGGGGCTGCATGGTGCTGGTGCTGGGCCGCGACGAGCTGCGCGACGTGCGCAACGTGGAGCGCCTGAAGAGGGCGCTGCGCTCCGTCTACCCGCTGCTGGACGGCCTGCTGGACCGGGCCGGCGACCGCGGCCTCCTGGGCCGCCTGACCCGCTGCGCCGACTGCCTGCTGCCCCCCGAGCCGGCGCCGCTGCAGGACGCGCTCCGCGCCTTCGCCCAGGCGGCCGCCAGCGACTTCGGCTGCCTGCTGGTGGGCGGCCGGGTGGCGGCGGCCACGGACGGCTGGTGGCGGCTGCCGCCCGACGACGCGCTGCTGCTGGGCCTGCTGCTGCGCGGCCCGTGGGCCACCGCCTCCAGCGACCGGCCCGTCTTCCTGCCCCGGAGCAGCCCGGCGGTGGCCTTCCGGCTGCTCCGCGTCACGCTGCTGCCCGGGGCGGACGCCTGCGTCCTGTGCGGCCCGGAGCCCCGCCTCCACCGGGCGGTGACGGAGCTGGCGGGCCGCGTCTGGGCGCCGCAGGTGGAGGCGCTGCGCGGCTGCCTGGAGCAGAGGGGCTGCGGCCTGCCCGCCTCCGCCGGCGTCCACCGCGACGTCCTGGCCCTGCTCCTCATCCGGCGCGGGGGCGGCCGCTCCCTGTCCCACTGCGCGCCGCCGCCCGCCGCCCCGGCCCGGCCGACGCCCTCGCCGGCCCGACGCTGGGAGCTGCTGGGCCGGTTCTACGCCTTCGCCGCCGCGCACTACCTCGGCCCGGCGGGCGGGGAGGCGGAGCCGCAGGAGGAGCCGCAGGAGGCCTTCCgccgcggccacgcccaccagccGCTGCAGTGTTACCTGGTGACGGAGGAGGAGTGCAAGTGCTAACGCCCATGCAGGACGCCGCAGCACCAGCT TAATCCTCCTGGCGGCGCTGTCCGACGGCCCACCTTCGCCCTGCGCCCCCTCGCC ACCCAGACGCTGGCCGCCGTCACCTCGTCCCCCGGCTTCTAG
- the LOC114789288 gene encoding sterile alpha motif domain-containing protein 13-like: MLLMDVPSREEPPSVKMPNDVPAADGKEPAGVENKTNGSVENKTVEENGQFPDPAEWAVTDVVDYFKAAGFEEQAGAFQDQEIDGKSLLLMTRNDVLTGLSIKLGPALKIYEYHVKPLQTQHLKSNAA, encoded by the exons ATGCTTCTTATGGACGTGCCATCCAGGGAAGAACCACCGAGTGTGAAAATGCCAAATGACGTCCCCGCCGCAGACGGCAAAGAGCCCG CTGGGGTGGAGAACAAGACCAATGGATCTGTGGAAAATAAAAC CGTGGAGGAAAATGGACAGTTCCCGGACCCCGCAGAGTGGGCCGTCACCGATGTAGTCGACTATTTCAAAGCCGCTGGGTTTGAGGAGCAGGCCGGTGCATTTCAAGATCAG gAAATCGACGGGAAGTCGCTGCTCCTGATGACCCGGAACGACGTCCTGACCGGCCTGTCCATCAAGCTGGGCCCGGCGCTGAAGATCTACGAGTACCACGTGAAGCCTCTGCAGACGCAGCACCTGAAGAGCAACGCGGCGTAG
- the gng5 gene encoding guanine nucleotide-binding protein G(I)/G(S)/G(O) subunit gamma-5: protein MSGASNLVAMKKVVQQLRFEASINRVKVSQAAADLQQFCMQHALQDPLLTGLSSNTNPFRPQKLCSFL, encoded by the exons ATGTCGGGCGCCTCCAACCTCGTCGCGATGAAGAAGGTCGTGCAGCAGCTGCGGTTCGAGGCCAGCATCAACCGGGTGAAG GTGTCGCAGGCGGCGGCCGACCTGCAGCAGTTCTGCATGCAGCACGCCCTCCAGGACCCGCTGCTCACCGGCCTGTCCTCCAACACCAATCCCTTCCGGCCGCAGAAGCTCTGCTCCTTCTTGTGA
- the LOC114788171 gene encoding putative protein TPRXL, translated as MMERRVLLLLLLLTGRLLLDEGTYTSALQATVTSGRVTSQPDPQPKYGSTTSSNLTGSEVMRATTVESSLGEESGLTATLMRTPRPDTASPAGSSGHTASPLPVSSTPSPHAAQTAPRTPAHFPAASPRRDSPSELNVGDEESPQDSPRASSPLDPVLAGLVSIFIVCTAVVSVLLVLRFRHRNVRPEFHRLHDLPMDDLLEDTPLSSCSY; from the exons ATGATGGAGAGACgcgttctgctgctgctgctgctgctgacag GCCGTCTCCTCCTGGACGAGGGGACGTACACGTCTGCTCTTCAGGCCACCGTGACCTCCGGAAGGGTCACATCCCAGCCAGATCCACAGCCTAAATATGGTTCTACCACTAGTAGCAACCTcacagggtcagaggtcatgagAGCCACTACAGTGGAATCCAGCCTTGGCGAGGAGAGCGGTCTGACCGCGACCCTAATGAGAACCCCCAGACCAGATACAGCGTCTCCTGCAG GCTCCTCCGGTCACACCGCCTCCCCTCTCCCGGTCAGCTCCACCCCCTCTCCACACGCTGCTCAGACCGCCCCCCGGACTCCGGCTCATTTCCCCGCGGCGTCCCCACGGCGGGACTCCCCCTCAGAACTGAACGTTGGGGATGAAG AGTCTCCCCAGGACTCCCCCCGCGCCAGCTCTCCGTTGGACCCCGTCCTCGCCGGGCTGGTGTCCATCTTCATCGTCTGCACTGCCGTTGTCTCCGTCCTCCTAGTCCTGAGATTCCGTCATCGTAATGTCCGCCCAGAGTTCCACAGGCTACACGACCTGCCAATG GATGACTTGCTGGAAGACACGCCCTTGTCAAGTTGCTCCTACTAA